Genomic segment of Triticum aestivum cultivar Chinese Spring chromosome 6A, IWGSC CS RefSeq v2.1, whole genome shotgun sequence:
TTGTGACTACCGGTGTCCTTGACCTAGGTTGGTCAGAATTCACATAGTTGATCTATTTTGGAGAGGTTGGTAACAAAGTCAACAGTAAATAGTTTGGGATGCTCATTCGAAGTATTGGTTTACCCGACGAAGTTATTGGTAGGATCTTATGTTATAACCCAGAGTATTGCCTGCTATGGTTTTATGTTCAAATGGGTCTGTATTTATGTTTTCACTCTTGCATTATTGCATATATTTTTTGGCACTAAGCAAATAGCATGCATTTGGATATAGGTGTAGCACTCCTACAACTTTTGGAAACTCACATGACTTAACATATACTTAGTGCATCGTATATCTTGCTTAGTGTTACAGATTGTTGGCATGGTGCTGTGATTATCATATGTTTATGTGCAGTAACATCGAGCTTTATACCTGCTTTTATGCTTACAAGTGATGATATAGTATGAATTTGAGGCTGTCGATGCCCACAAGAGAAACTGTGTTGGCTTTTCTGAATAAATACTGACTTGATTGGATTTTAGTGTAGTGCGGCGGCACTTAAGGCAGAATTAGTACCTGGGATGTTACATATCATTCTACATTTATGTGTCATCTAGAACCATTATTGTTTCACGCAGAAGCATATAGGTGATAACGTATTGTTATTTGTGCCAGTGCCTATAAATTTGGGTGAGAATGGCAGGACAATCGCTAAATCAACTATCATCAGCTGAAGCTATCTTGGTGGGAGCCTTGTCCTCTGGTGTTAATGTAAGAAATACTGCAATGTGCGTTATTATGTTCACCGTTAAATTTAATTTGACCTCGTGCTTTGTGATATATTCCTGTATTCAGCCCCAGATTTAGTCATAATATTGTTCCCTTTTTTATGTGGTTATGGAATGCACAAATAACTGTAATGAAGTATCCTAACCGATGTTTATCTTGTTGGTGTAGGCTCCCACGTGGGTCGTGCTCCAGATCACATTTTTGCTACTGGCATTCTGCTTCACCGCGATGCTTTACCTAGCCTTTTTCTCAAGCGACTTTGTGATCGTCGGTCACGTCCTTCTGCTCATAACCATCGGCGCGGTTCTATTTGTGCTCCTCAACAGGTCTCCCCTGTCCTCTCCTACTCTCTGCCCACACACGACCTACCCTCTGTTGTGACGAGCAATCTTAGCAAGCTGTGATTTCTGCACGCTGCAGGTTCCTCGCGGAGACCGGCTTCGTCCCGGTCGAACAGCAGATGCAGGAGATAGAGATCCGCAAACCAGAAGCCACAGAGAAAGACAAGAGCAAATGAGCCTTTTGGGCCCAACTTTTTTACATTACATTATGATGATTAAACAGAGCGCGCCTCGCTGTACGCAACGGCTCCACACATAGTATACACAAAGTTCAGATAGACGCTAATTGCACAGGTGCACATCCGTTTAAGTGCAGCGATACTTTGGAGCGGGGCAGCTTCTTCAGCCATACGCTCGGCCGCTTCGTCAGTCCTTCGGTTTGccgctcttcttcttcttgatgtAGCAGAAGCACGAGCAGCAGGGGAACTGGAAC
This window contains:
- the LOC123130279 gene encoding uncharacterized protein, encoding MAGQSLNQLSSAEAILVGALSSGVNAPTWVVLQITFLLLAFCFTAMLYLAFFSSDFVIVGHVLLLITIGAVLFVLLNRFLAETGFVPVEQQMQEIEIRKPEATEKDKSK